The Amycolatopsis camponoti genome segment TCCCGCCGGTGAGCAGGATGCTGGAGCCATCCAGCTCGGACATCGTTGACCTCCGCGGTTCGGTGACTGTGGCCGTCGGCCATCATGTCACCCATGTGCGCAGCGCCCGTGGTCAACGCCGTCATCCAGGCCCGGTCGACGTCGACCAGGCTCCCCGGCAAGGTGCTGCGCCCGCTCGGCGGCCGCAGCGTGCTGGGCTGGGTCGTCCGGGCCGCGGCGGCCGCACCCGGCGTCGACCAGGTCGTGGTCGCGACGTCTTCGGACGCTTCGGACGACGACGTCGCTTCCGAAGCCGCCCGCTGCGGGGCTCTTGTGGTTCGCGGCCCGCTCGACGACGTCCTGGAGCGGTTCGCGGTCGCGGTGCGCGAGCACCCCGCCGACGCCGTGATCAGGCTCACCGCCGACTGCCCGCTGCTGGACCCGTCGCTGATCGGCCAGCTCGTGACGCTGTGGCGGGCCCAGCCGTCGCTGGACTACGTGAGCACGACGCTGGTCCGGACCCTCCCGCGCGGCTTCGACGCCGAGCTGGTGCGGGCCGCTGTGCTTCTCGAGCAGGTTTCCAGCGCGACGGGCGCGCACCGCGAGCACGTCACCTCGGGCATCTACTCGCAGCCCACGCGCTATTCGTGCAGTGGTGTCGTCGTGAGTCCGGCGGCCGACGACCTGCGCGTGACGTTGGACACCGCGGAGGACTGGGCTGTGCTCGAAGCGCTCGTGGCCGAGCTGGGGGACGGCGTCGGCGACTGGCGCGCGGTGGTCGCGCTGCTGCGGTCGCGGCCGGAGCTGGTGGCGCTGAACGCGCACGTCGAGCAGAAGAAGGTCGGTTCGTGAGGCTGCTCCTGCGCGCGGACGCGTCGGCGTCGATCGGCGCCGGGCACGTCGCGCGGATGGTCGCCTACGCCGAGCGCGCGGTGGCGCGGGGGTTCTCGGTCGCGTTCTCGGGCCGGGTCGACAACGCCGAATGGCTCGCCTCGCGGTTCGACGAGCTGGGCGTCGCGCGTGTGTCCTTCGACGCTTCCGGGTTCGACGCGGTGGTCGTCGACCACTACGGCCTCGGTGACCTGCGCGAAGAGGTCAACGCGGCGGGCGCGCAGCTCGTCTCGATCGAGGACGACGTGTTCGGGCGCCGGCCCGCGGACATCGTCGTGGACTCGGGCTTCGCGGTTTCCGCCCGGCCTGACGACGGCTCGGACGTCTTGCTGAGGGGAATCGCGTACGCGCCGCTTCGGGACGTCGTGCGGGCTACGCGCCGAGTGCCGTCCGGGCCGCCGCCGCGCGTCACGGTGGCCCTGGGCGGCGGCGACCAGTGGGCGTCCACAGTCGGGTTGCTGCTTCGCGCGCTTCGCGACACGGAACTGCCGTTCGCGGCGGACGTCCTGGTGCGCGGCGAGCCTTCGCTCCCCGCGCTGCTTCCGGGCCAGTCGATCCGGGTTTCGCCACCGAGCCCGGCGCTGCTGGAGCTGTTCGCGACGACCGACGTCGCGGTGAGCGCGGCCGGCGTGACGTTCGTGGAGTTGTGCTGCCTCGGCGTCCCGACGGCGGCGGTGCGGCTGGTGGACAACCAGGAGCCGGGCTACCGGGCCGCCGTGGAGCTCGGCCTGACGGCCGGTCTCGGTCCCGCGGAGTCGTTGGCGGAGCGGCTGCCTTCGGTGACGGCGGTGCTGCGTTCGCTGTTGTCCGACCCGGCACTCCGGGAGCGGTTGTCGGCCGCGGCGTCGTCCACAGTGGACGGACGTGGGGTGGATCGGGTTCTGGATCGTCTCGAATCGAGGACCGGATCTGTCCGCGATGCTTCCTATCGTTGAGGCATGACCATCACCCCGTTCCGTGTGGACATCCCGCAGGCCGACCTCGACGACCTCCGCGCGCGCCTGGCGAACACACGCTGGCCCGACCAGCCCGCCGACGCCGGCTGGCGGCTCGGTGCGCCGGTGGATTACGTGCGTGAGCTGGCCGAATACTGGCGCACGGGCTTCGACTGGCGGGCGCAGGAGGAGCGGATCAACGGCTTCCCGCAGTTCACGACGACGATCGACGGCACGAAGGTCCACTTCCTGCACGTGGTCTCGCCGGAGCCGTCGGCGACGCCGGTGCTGCTGACGCACGGCTGGCCGGGCTCGATCGTCGAGTTCCTGGACATCATCGGCCCGCTGACGGACCCGCGCGCGTACGGCGGCGATCCCGCGTCGGCGTTGACGGTGGTGGTCCCGTCGATCCCGGGCTACGGCTTCTCGGGCCCGACGCCGACCCCGGATTGGGGCCCGGACCGGATCGCGCGCGCGTTCGCCACCTTGATGACCCGCTTGGGCTACGAGCGATTCGGCGCCCACGGCGGCGACTGGGGCGCGACCATCTCGCGGGAGCTGGCGGTCCAGTTCCCGTCGCGGTTGCTGGGGATCCACGTGACGATGCTGGCGTCGGCGGTGGTGCGGACCCCGTCGGACCTGGCGGAGCTGCCGGACCAGGAGGCCGGCCGCCGCTCGCTGGAGAAGGGCCAGGCGTTCTCGGCGTCCGGAACGGGCTACGCGATCATCCAGGCGACCAAGCCGCAAACGCTTGCGTACGGCCTCCACGATTCACCGGCCGGGCAGCTGGCCTGGATCGCGGAGAAGTTCCGGTCGTTCTCGAACACGGCGACGGACCTGATCGACCGCGACGACCTGCTGGCGGACGTGTCGATCTACTGGTTCACGGAGACGGCCAACTCCTCGGCGCGGTTGTACGCGGCGTTGAGCGGAGGCTGGGGAGCACCGCCGGCACCGAACACGGTCCCGACCGGAGTGGCGGTCTTCCCGGACGACATCGGTCTGCCGATCCGGGCGCTGGCGGAGAGGACGGACAAGATCGTCCACTGGACGGAGTTCCCCCGAGGCGGGCACTTCCCGGCGTTGGAGGAACCGGACGCCTTGATCGGCGACATCCGGAAGTTCTTCACCGAGCTGCGCCCCTGAGGGCCAGGGGGCCGGACAGCAGCCCCCGCCCTTCCCTGGGGGGCGTCCCCTTGGCCAGTCTATCGGTGCCCTCGGACAAAACTGCCGGAACGCGAGTTGTCCACAGGGGTTGTCCACATCCCCTCGGGTCTGTGGACAACCCCGGGACAACCGTCAGAGGTACTGGCCCGTCCCCGAGATCCCCGGCCCGTGCCCCTCGGGCCCGTGCCCGGCCGCCGAAGGCCCGGCCGGCAACCCCCGCCGCATCTGCTCCAGCTGCACTCGAGCCGCCATCTGCTGGGCGAACAGCGCCGTCTGGATTCCGCTGAACAACCCCTCGAGCCACCCCACCAGCTGAGCCTGCGCGATCCGCAGCTCCGCGTCCGAAGGCGTCGAGTCGTCCGTGAACGGCCGGACCAAGCGCTCCAGCTCGTCCTGCAGCTCCGGGGCCAGCGAAGCCGCCAGCTCCTTCACCGATGTCTGGTGGATCTCGCGGACCCGGGTGCGGGACGCGTCGTCCAGCGGGGCCGCGCGGACCTCCTCCAGGAGCTGCTTGATCATCGTGCCGATCCGCATCACCTTGGCCGGCTCTTCGATGAGCTCGCCCACCGCCTCGGCGTGCTCCGCGCCGTCGACAGGTGAACCATCGGAGCCGACTACCACCACGTGGGGTGAAGATTCCTGATCGGGGTCACCGGCTGTGAAGTTCGGCTCGGTCATGTGCTCCATCCTGGCTCGCCTTCGACACGCTCCGCGACACCTGCGGGGTGTCCGTCTCCGAGCGTAGCGGCTATCGGGGTTCCCGGTGGCTCTCCACCCAACCCCGGACGCACGGCGAAACCGCACGTCCGTACGGTGTCCCCATGGCGTTCGACGTCGCTCGTATCCGTGGGCTCTTTCCCGCGCTGGGTGACGGCTGGATTCACTTCGACGGCGCCGCCGGAATGCTGGTCCCGGAACAGGTCGCTTCGGCCGTTTCCACGGCGATGCGCGCCCCGGTGTCCGGGCCGGGTGGAGCGTTTCCGGCCTCACAGCGCGCGGAAAGCATCGTGACCGCGGCCCGCCGGGCCGTGGCCGACCTGGTCGGTGCCGACCCGGCCGGTGTCGTGCTCGGGCCGAGTTCGCCGGTGATGCTGCGTCGCCTCTGCGACGCGCTCGCCGAGCGCTGGACCATCGGCGACGAAGTCGTCGTGTCGAGGCTCGACGAACAAGCCAACCTCGCGCCGTGGCAACGCGCCGCGAAGCGCGTCGGTGCCGTCGTGCGGTGGGGCGAGATCGACATCGAGACCTGCGAACTGCCCGCGTGGCAGTACGAGCAGCTCGTCTCGGCGCGCACGAAGGCCGTCGCGGTCACGCTCGCGTCCGGTTCCGTCGGCACCCGCCCGGACGTCCCGACGATCATCGAGTTCGCCAAGCGGGTCGGCGCGCTGGTCGTCGTCGACGCCACCTACGCCGCGCCGTTCCTGCCGCTGGACATCAACGCGCTCGGCGCCGACGTCATGGTCGTGTCCGCCCAGGCCTGGGGCGGGCCTTCGGTGGGAGCGCTCGTCTTCCGCGACCCCGAGCTGATCGAGCGGATCGCGTCCGTCTCCCTCGACCCGGGAGCGCGCGGCGCGGCCCGGCTCGAACTCGGTCCGCACGCCTACCCGCTGCTGGCCGGGCTGATCGCGTCGATCGACTACCTCGCGGGCCTCGACGACGCCGCGTCCGGGTCGCGCCGCGAGCGGCTGGTCACCTCGCTCGGCTCGGCGAAGTCGTACCACGCCGGGCTGCTCGCCCAGCTGTCGACGGAGCTGCTGTCGCTGCGGCACATCATGGTCATCGGCAACGCGATGCGCCGCATCCCCGCGCTCGCCTTCGCCGTCGCCGGCAAGAAATCGCCCGAAGTCGCCGAGTACCTGGCGTCGCAAGGGCTGTGCGCCTTCGCCGACGACGGGGCAGCGGGCGTCTTCGCGTCACTCGGCGTCGGGGAAGTGGGCGGCGCCGTGCGGATCGGGCTCGCCCACTACTCCAACGTCTTCGAGATCAACCAGCTCGTGCGCGTCCTCGAAGAACTCCGCTAGGACTTCGCGGCCAGCAGGATCTTGCCGAACACCGAGCCTTCTTCGAGCGCGCGGTGCGCGGACGCGGCTTCGGCCATCGGCACGACCTGGCCGACGATCGGCTTGACGAGACCGTCGGCGACCAGCGGCCACAGGCGTTCCCGGACGTCGGCGACGATCGCCGCCTTTTGGTCCAGGGGCCGGAAGCGCAGGCCCGCCGCGAATACCGAAGCCCGCTTGCCGAGCAGCGTGCCGATGTTCAGCTCGCCCTTGATGCCGCCCTGCATGCCGATGATCACCAGCCGGCCGTCGGGCGCCAGCGCGTCGACGTTGCGGCCGAGGTAGGACGCGCCCATGTTGTCGAGGATGACGTTCGCGCCGCCGGTCTCCGCCTTGACGACCTCGACGAAGTCCTTTTCCTTGTAGTTGATCGCGATGTCGGCGCCGAGCTGGCGGCAGCGGTCGAGCCGGTCTTCCGAGCCCGCGGTGACGACGACGGTCGCGCCGAGCGCGTTGCCGACCTGGATGGCGTGCGTGCCGATCCCGCCGGCGCCGCCGTGGATCAGCAGCACCTCGCCCTCGGTGAGCTTCGCGTGCATCACGACGTTCGCCCACACCGTGCACGCCACCTCGGGCAGCGCGGCCGCGGTGATCAGGTCGATCTCGCCCGGCACCGGCAGCAGCTGCCCGGCCGGGACGACGGCCTTCTCCGCGTAACCGCCGCCCGCGAGCAGCGCGCAGACCTCGTCGCCGACGTTCCAGCCCTCGACGCCTTCGCCGAGTTCGGCGATCGTGCCGGAGCACTCCAGGCCGATCGTTTCGCTGGCGCCGGGCGGCGGCGGGTAGTGGCCCTGGCGCTGCAGGAGGTCCGCCCGGTTCACCGCGCTCGCCGCGACGTCCAGCAGCACTTCGCCGGGGCCGGGACGCGGGTCCGGGACCTCCGTCCACTCGAGAACGTCCGGGTCACCTGGCTCACGGATGGTGATCGCGTACATGTGTCGACTGTATACCGGCTGACGAAGTTCCCGCCGAATGACGCATTGACGTACTTCTCATTCGGAACAAAGGTGAGCAACCATGTCACTCTTCCGAAAGAGATTCCTCCCGCCGATGGCCCTGGCCGCCGGCGCGACGCTGGTGCTCGGCCTGACCCCGGCCGCCGCCGCGAACACGGTCCCCGACGGTCCCGCCCTGGCGAAGCAGCTCGTCAAGAAGGTCGACGTCAACGGCGTCAACCGGCACCTGATCGCCCTCCAGCGCATCGCCGACACCAACGGCGGCACGCGGGCGGCGAGCACCGAAGGCCACAAGAAGTCCGCCGAGTACATCGCGACCAAGCTCGAGGCGGCCGGCTTCCAGGTGACGCGCCAGGAGTTCCCGTTCACCTACTCGGAAACGCTGGCCGAAAAGCTGACCGCGGGCGGTCAGAACGTCCCGGTCATCGCGATGGAGTACACCGTCTCGACGCCCGTCGGCGGCATCACCGCACCGCTCGCCGTGGTCGCGGTCGACGACACCAGCGGCTGCGAGGCCACCGACTACACCGCCGACGTCGCCGGCAAGATCGCGCTGATCAAGCGCGGCGGCTGCTCGTTCGCGCAGAAGCAGCAGACCGCCGCGGCGGCCGGCGCGATCGGCGCGATCGTCTACAACAACACCGACGGCGACCTGAACGGGACCCTGGGGGACCCGGCCAACGCGAAGATCCCGACCGGGGGCGTGACCGCGGCCGCGGGTGCGCAGCTGGCCACCCTCGCCGGGCAGCCGGTGACCCTGGAGCTGCGCGCCTTGCAGGAGGCGCGGACCAGCTACAACGTCATCGCCGAGACCAAGACCGGCCGCAAGGACAACGTCGTGATGCTGGGGTCGCACCTCGACAGCGTCCCGGCCGGCCCGGGCATCAACGACAACGGCACCGGCTCGGCGACCCTGCTCGAGACGGCGCTGCAGCTGGGGAGCAGCCCGAAGGTCAACAACGGCGTCCGCTTCGGCTTCTGGAGTGCGGAGGAGTTCGGCCTGATCGGCTCCACCTACTACGTCGACTCACTGACCTTCGAGCAGCAGCTCGACATCGCGCTGTACCTGAACTTCGACATGATCGGCTCGCCGAACGCCGGGTACTTCGCCTACGACGGCGACAACTCCGACGGCGTCGGCGCGGGCCCCGGCCCGTACGGCTCGGCGCAGATCGAGAAGACCCTCGTCGACTACTTGCAGGCCGCGCGAGGCGTGTCCCTGGAGGGCACCGACTTCACCGGCCGCTCGGACTACGGCGAGTTCATCGCCGTCGGCATCCCGGCCGGCGGCCTGGACACCGGCGCCGAGGTCGTCAAGACCCCGGCGCAGGCGGCGAAGTGGGGCGGCACGGCCGGCATCGCGTTCGACCCGTGCTACCACCAGGCCTGCGACAACCTGGGCAACATCGACCGGGTCGCGCTGGACCGCAACGCGGACGGCGTCGCCTGGGCCCTCGGCGTCTACGCGACGAGCACCGAGAGCGTCAACGGCGTGCAGCCGGGCAAGAGCAAGGCGGCCAAGCAGAAGGCCGCCGAACGCGGTGCGCAGCGGAACTTCTCCGCGCGCGCCGTCGCCGGTCACGACCCGCACGCGCTGACCGCGTAACCACACGGAGAAGGGGCCGTCCCGCACCGGGACGGCCCCTTCTCCGCGTCTCACCCGAGGTTGCTGGCGCCGAAGGTGTCGCAGCGGGCCGGGTCGCCGGTCTGGAAGCCGGTGGTGAACCACTTCTTGCGCTGCGCGGACGTGCCGTGGGTGAACTTCGAACGGTCGACCTGGCCGCCGCCGAGGTTCTCCTGGATGTAGTCGTCGCCGATGCGGGACGCGGTGTCCAGCGCGGAGTTGATGTCGTCCTGGGTGACGTCGGTGATCAGCGGCTTGCCGCTCTCGGTCGGCGTCGTCGAGGCGTGGTTGGCCCAGACGCCGGCGTAGCAGTCGGCCTGCAGCTCCAGGCGCACCGAACCGGACGTCGGGCCGGTGCCGGTGCCCTTCTTCGACGTGCCGAGCAGGTTCTGCACGTGGTGCCCGTACTCGTGCGCGAGGACGTAGGCCTCGGTGAAGAGGCCGCCCTGCGCGCCGAAGCGGGTCTTCAGCTCGTCGAAGAAGGAAAGGTCGATGTAGACGTCGGAGTCGGCCGGGCAGTAGAACGGCCCGGTGTCCGACGTGGCGCTGCCGCAGCCGGTCCGCACGCCGCCGTTGAAGAACTTCGTCGGCGCCTTCTGGTAGGTCGAGCCGGAGCGCGCGAACTGCTGCGCCCAGTAGTCCTGGACGGAGTTCACGATCGCGACGATCGCGCAGTCGTGGTTCTTGTTGGCGTCCGCGCCGGTCTTGCACTGGCTCGACAGCTTGGTGTTGTCGACCTGCTGACCGGAGCCGACGCTGCCGAGCCCGCCGCTCAGGCCGCTGCCGCCGGGGCTCACCCCGCCGAGCTGGGAGAGCACGAAGTAGATGATCAGCCCGACGACGCCGAGTCCGCCGCCGCCGAGCGCAACGCGGCCGCCGATCCCGCCGCCGCCGCCTCCACCGCTTCCGCGCAGGTCCTGGACCTCGGAGGCATCCAGGCCGGCGTCGTCGTCGAATCTCACCCGGCGAATATAACGAGCCTGGGCGCGGCCGTCGCGCTGGCGGCCACACCCAGGCTCAGTACCGAGGTTGTGTCTTTGGTCGGCGGTTGGCCGCGAGTGGGGCCGGCGTTCAGGCGCTGTCGTCACGACTGCCGAGGTCGTGACCCGATACAGGCCCGATCGACGCCGTATGCGTGAACGCATGGAAACCCGCGCGGTGCTGTTCACAAGTCGCGCCCGGCCCGTTCGTGAGCCGTTCCGGTCGCGGGGACACAGCAGGCGGTCAACCGCGAGAATCACCCGCCACGCAACCACCTGACCTCTCCCGGCGGGGGGCCGGGCCGGCGCGTCACCGTCGTCGCGCCATACCCTGACCGACCATCCGCAGACAAGCAGAATGCGCCTTTTCCGGCCGAGTCTCAACCTTTTCGTAACCCCACCTCCGGGTGATGTTGCGACGGCATTTTTACCGGCCTGCAGTTCGGACTCGGACCGCGCGGTCCCTTGATCAGCGTTCTAGGCTGCCTTATGACCGAGGAGCGGCCTGTGCGTTGGTTGAACGATGCCGAGATGGCGGCGTGGCGCTCCTACATCGTGGCGACCTTGAAGCTGCGGCAGCGGCTGCACCGCGAACTGGCCGACCGGCACGACGTGTCGCTGACCGACTACGAAGTGCTCGTGTGCCTGGAAATGCAGACCGGTCACCGGATGCGGATGTCGGAGCTGGCCGTGCTGATGGGCTCGACGAAGAGCCGGCTGTCCCACCAGGTCGGCCGGCTCGAGGTCGCGGGCCTGGTCCGGCGCGTGCGCGACCCGGAGGACAAGCGCGGCGTCATCACGGAGCTGGCGGAAGACGGCAAGGCGCTACTGGAAAAGGCGGCGCCGACGCACGTGGAAGGGGTGCGCGAGCACCTGATCGACCTGCTGAGTCCCGTGGAACAGGCGACGATCGCCGCGGCGTTCGACCGGGTGCTGGGTCACCTGTCCGAGGCGGAGGGCTGAGCCCGGGCGCGGCTGGTTCGCGCCCGGGGCCCGGAGCGGTAGCGGTGGGATTCGAACCCACGGAGAGGTTGCCCCCTCGCATGTTTTCAAGACATGTTCCTTCGGCCGCTCGGACACGCTACCTCGCCCCACGAGGGTAGCCGACGGAGTCCGGGACACCGGGGGCCCGGCCCGGCGAGCGCGGCCGTCCCCGCGTCAGGCCTACGTCCAGCTGAGCGTCAGAGCCGCCCCTTGCGCGCGCCCCGCTTCCGCGGCCGGCCGGCGGGTCGCCGGGTCCAGCGGGTTCTCACCGATCGCCGCCACCGACGCCTCGTCCGGGGCGACCAGCGTGACCTCCGCGCCCGCCGCGCGCAGGTCGTCCAGCACCGCGAGCAGCGGTTTCTCCATCGGCAGCGGGGCATCGGGGCCCAGCGGCGAAACCACGGTGACGCGGGTGCAGCCCGTCGCGTAGTCGGCGTTCTCGGCCGAGCGGACGCCGCCGTCGACGTACCGGCGGCCGCCGATCGTCACCGCCGGCCAGACGCCGGGGACCGCGCAGCTCGCCGCCACCGCGTCCACCAGGGACACCCCGGAAGCGCGGTCGAAGCGGCGCGGCTCGCCGGTCTCCGCGTCGACCGCCACGATCACCAAGCGCTGCTCCGGCCACTCGTGCACCGGCAGGCGCGCCTCGATCACCGCGCGGCGTTCCCCTTCGGACACCGTTTCGGCCGCCAGCGCCAACCGGCCCACCGCGCGCCGGACCTCGGCCGGCGATGTCGAGCCGGTGACCGCGCCGCCGAATTCGGCCGCGAACTTCTCGAAGTCGATCTCGGCCGGGATCTCCGGGGTGTGGCGCGCCGGGTCGGCCTGGCGCGCGTACAGCTCGTCGAGCGGAGTACCGCTCGTCACCTGCGCGGCGACCACCGACCCCGCCGACGTCCCGACCAGCAGGTCCGCGCCCGTCAGGTCCTGGCCGTGCGCGGCCAGCCCGGCCAGCAGCCCCGTCGTCCACGCGATCCCGGCGACCCCGCCGCCACCCAGTACCAAACCCTGTCCGCCCATGCGGCCAGCCTATCGGCGGGGTCCGACAGTTTCAGGGGCGCTTGAGCGCCTGAGCCGCCATCCGCGCCCGGACCTCGGGGCGGCGCAACGGCGGGATCGTCGCCGGCGGCTGACGGCGTTCGGGCAGCTGTTCCAGCAGCCGCGCGGTGATCTCGGTGATCTCGGCGACCGCCGCTTCGAACGGCTCGCGCGTGGCGTCCGACAGCGACTGCACGCCGGTCACCTTGCGCACGTACTGGCGAGCCGCGGCCTCGATCTCCTCGCCCGTCGCGGACGGCTGAAGCCCTCTGAGGGTGGTGATGTTTCGGCACATGCCGCCCAGGGTACGACTCTTCGGACCTTCCGATCACACGGTCGGGTAGGCCCGGCCCCGGCGCGTTGACGCCGGTTCCCGCCGTTGGGCAGTGTCGGGGAAGTGCCTCTCAGACCGCGTCCCTTCCGATCCGCCCGCCCCGAACCCGTGATCGCCCAAGAAGAAATCCCCGAAACCCCGATCCCGGAACAGGCCTGGCCGCGCGTGCGGGCCGACGAGCTGGTCACCCTCGTGGCACACGTCTTCGCCGCCCACGGCTTTCCCGAAGCACGGGCCCGCATCGCGGCGGAAGCCCTGTGCCACGGCGACCTGACCGGTTCACCGGAGACCGGCGTCGCCGACCTGACCCGGATCCACCTGCCGATGCTGAAGACCGGGCACGTCGTGCCGCACGCCGAGCCGCTGATGATCGCCGACCGCGGCGCCGCCGCGCTGATCGACTACCGCCGCGCGTCCGGCCTCTGGGCGGTCGGCGACGCGATGGACCGGGCGGTGACGCGGGCCGGCCGCTTCGGCGTAGGGCTCGTCTCGCTGCGCGGCGTCGGCCCCTTCGGCCGGGCCGGGCACCACGCCGCGCGGGCCCTGCCGCACGCGATGATCGGGCTGGTGCTCGCCGCCGGCGGCGAACCCGGCCAGCCGATGAACCCCCTGGGCATGGCCGCGCCCGGCGGCGCGTACCCCGAGTTCGTCTTCGACATGGACCGCTCCGGCTCGGAAGGTGCCGGGCTGACGCTGCTGGTCGAGGTCCTCGCCGGAGTGCTCTCCGGCGTCGCCGACCACGAGCACGACACGGGCCTGCTGGTGCTCGCGATCGCACCGACGACGCTGCGCAGCGCCGACGGCTTCTACCGCGCGGCCAGCGCGCTGTTCGGCAGCATGCTCGGCTGGGACGGCGGCGCGCCGATCCGCTACCCCGGCTGGCGCGAGGCCCAGCACCTGGAGCAGTGCCGGGCTCTGGGGGTGCCCCTGTCCGGCCCGGTGCGCCGGGAGCTGGACGCGCTGGCCGCGTCGATCGGCCTGCCGCCGCTGACCAGCGTGGGCTAGCGCACGAGGATGACCTTGCCGCGGTTGCCGCCGACCGCCACGACGTCGCCGTCGGTCAGCTGGCGGCCGCGGCGGGTCTCCACCTCGTCGTTGACCGTGACCTCCTCCGCGTCGATCAGGTCCTTCGCGTGGGAGCCGTCTTCGGCGAGGCCGGCCAGCTTGAGGAACTGGCCGAGCCGGATCGGCTCGCCGGTGATGGGTACGTCGACGGGATCACTCATACGCGCATCATGCCCGGGCCGTCGTCTGCCGGTAGAGGGCCTGGACGTCCGTGTCGAAGTAGCTCGAATACGACGTGTCCGGGTCGTCGCCGCCGTACTCGAAGCCGCCGATGACGCCGATGACCGTGCCGAGCCGGGTCTTCGGGTCGGGCGCGGTCACCCACGGGCCGCCGCTGGTGCCCGTCGGGAAGCCGGCGCAGTCCACCTTCAGCTGGTACGTGTCCTGGCGGGTCGTCGTGTTCCGGCAGACCGCCGGGGCCTCGGAGTCGTCCGGGTAACCGGTGAGCGTGATGGCCTGCTCGAACTCGGTGCCGGTCGCGAGGGTGTTCGCCCCGACCAGGCTTTCCAGGGTCTTCGTGGCGCCCGCCTGGTGCGCGGTGGCGAAGCCGACATCGAGGTCCTGGTCCGACGACGTCGCCCAGCCGGGCGCGACGAGCTCGTCGGACACCGTCCAGTAGCCGAACGGCGCGACGCCGTCGTGGTAGGCGGGCGCGAACGTGACGCCGGTGAGGTAGCCGCCGCCCTCGCCGTCGTGGATGCAGTGGGCCGCGGTCAGCAGCACGTCGCCCTGGTCGCTGTGGACGACGCTGGCGGTGCAGTAGTGCGACCCGTCGAGGAACAGCGCGCCG includes the following:
- a CDS encoding MarR family winged helix-turn-helix transcriptional regulator, which gives rise to MTEERPVRWLNDAEMAAWRSYIVATLKLRQRLHRELADRHDVSLTDYEVLVCLEMQTGHRMRMSELAVLMGSTKSRLSHQVGRLEVAGLVRRVRDPEDKRGVITELAEDGKALLEKAAPTHVEGVREHLIDLLSPVEQATIAAAFDRVLGHLSEAEG
- a CDS encoding patatin-like phospholipase family protein; this encodes MGGQGLVLGGGGVAGIAWTTGLLAGLAAHGQDLTGADLLVGTSAGSVVAAQVTSGTPLDELYARQADPARHTPEIPAEIDFEKFAAEFGGAVTGSTSPAEVRRAVGRLALAAETVSEGERRAVIEARLPVHEWPEQRLVIVAVDAETGEPRRFDRASGVSLVDAVAASCAVPGVWPAVTIGGRRYVDGGVRSAENADYATGCTRVTVVSPLGPDAPLPMEKPLLAVLDDLRAAGAEVTLVAPDEASVAAIGENPLDPATRRPAAEAGRAQGAALTLSWT
- a CDS encoding DUF2277 domain-containing protein, translating into MCRNITTLRGLQPSATGEEIEAAARQYVRKVTGVQSLSDATREPFEAAVAEITEITARLLEQLPERRQPPATIPPLRRPEVRARMAAQALKRP
- a CDS encoding Ldh family oxidoreductase — encoded protein: MPLRPRPFRSARPEPVIAQEEIPETPIPEQAWPRVRADELVTLVAHVFAAHGFPEARARIAAEALCHGDLTGSPETGVADLTRIHLPMLKTGHVVPHAEPLMIADRGAAALIDYRRASGLWAVGDAMDRAVTRAGRFGVGLVSLRGVGPFGRAGHHAARALPHAMIGLVLAAGGEPGQPMNPLGMAAPGGAYPEFVFDMDRSGSEGAGLTLLVEVLAGVLSGVADHEHDTGLLVLAIAPTTLRSADGFYRAASALFGSMLGWDGGAPIRYPGWREAQHLEQCRALGVPLSGPVRRELDALAASIGLPPLTSVG
- a CDS encoding RNA-binding S4 domain-containing protein, translating into MSDPVDVPITGEPIRLGQFLKLAGLAEDGSHAKDLIDAEEVTVNDEVETRRGRQLTDGDVVAVGGNRGKVILVR
- a CDS encoding trypsin-like serine peptidase translates to MRVRRPAVLLLTLAAVLLLGAAFVVFAARQPRSANAAGPDTGVVEAAPVSTPDLPAVSSPAVGALFLDGSHYCTASVVHSDQGDVLLTAAHCIHDGEGGGYLTGVTFAPAYHDGVAPFGYWTVSDELVAPGWATSSDQDLDVGFATAHQAGATKTLESLVGANTLATGTEFEQAITLTGYPDDSEAPAVCRNTTTRQDTYQLKVDCAGFPTGTSGGPWVTAPDPKTRLGTVIGVIGGFEYGGDDPDTSYSSYFDTDVQALYRQTTARA